The sequence ATGAGCTGTATTCCTATTCCGCAGGAAACGTCGGCGATGCTCTTCACCCCGAACTCCCGGAGGCGTTCGGCACGGTATTCGGCCACAACCTCGTGTGTTGCGTAGCGCAGGCCCTCAAGGTCCATCCACAGGTCGTCGCGCGAGAACTTATCTCTGGCCTTAATTCTCGCCCTCGCTATCTCAACTATGGTCTCCCAGTTCTTCCCGAGTCTCGCCCGGAGTTTCTTCTTATCGAAACCGCGCCTGATGAGCTCCATTGCCTCCCTGATTTTCTCCTCGGTGATTCCCTCCAGCATGTTCTCGCCTAAGGAGAGAGGCTTAAAAACGTTGCCCGCTTAGTTTGACCGGTGTTGAAAATGGACTGGAAAAAGGTCGCTTTTGCTTTAATCGTCGCCCTTACAATGATTGGAACTGTATGGTTCGCCTATCACTTCGCTTCTCAGGAGAGCCTGAACGACTACATCGGCGATGAGGTCTGGTACGTTCCGGCGAGCAGAAACGTCCTCCACCTCCTTGGTGTTAACGTAACTTATGAACACAACGGGAGCTACGGCGTTAACGTAATCTTCACCAACGAGAGCGACAAACTCAAGTACCTCAGCACCGCGGATGCCATAGCGGCCTTCAACGGTGTAAAGCTTAGAATAGAGTACTACAACTTCCCCGGGGTCTACTACGAAATCCCCAAGGAGAAATACAGGAGTTTTCTCAACGAGCTTGCCCTCCAGATACCCAGAGATGCCTATTACGTCGTCCCTGGCTTTTGGTATCCTGACAAGGAGGACATTCAGGACTACCTCAACACGGAGCATCCTTTCCTCGGGAAGGACATCATAATGACGAGCATGGTTCTTTTGGGGGACAAGCCTATTTACTGGCGCCTTCCAGGTATAATTGAGTTCGCTTTAATTGAGCTCTTCGTCGTTCTCGCGACGTACAGGATAAGCAGGAGCTACCTGGCATCGCTCATAGCGCTGGCCTTCGTGGTCGCTGACCCGACGCTTCAGGCAACGTCGATAGCGGCGATGCTCGACATTCACGTGGCGTTTTTTGTTGCGCTGTTCGTCCTCGCTCTGGCCTACGAGAAGGAACTTGGTTCGGCTGTGGCAATAGGCCTTGCTGGAGCGGCTAAGCTGAGCGGTGCCTTCGGGTGGCCGGTTCTACTCTATAGGGCCCTCAAGAGAGAAAATTCGTTCATCAGGTTCTTCTCCATAGTGGTTATAATCCCGGGGATTGCATTCCTCATCCCGGAGATTACGATTATTAAAGCTATAGGCTTCATTCCGTGGCTGGAGCAGTTCCTGGGGAGTTTCAAGTGGCATCTGAGCTACAAGGGGCCAAATCCAAACACCTCGCCGTTCTGGCAGTGGTTCGTCAACTACAGGGCCTTTCCGTTTCACTTCAACCCCAACGTCTTCGCGAGCACAGACCCCGTTCTGCTCCTTGGAATGGTTGTATTAATCCTCGCAATGCCCTGGCTCCACAGGAGAAAGCCCGGAATACTTGCGCCGTTCATGGTCTTCTGGAGCACAATCGGTTTTTTTGCCCTCCAGTACGTTCTCGGAGGAAAAACGCAGTTCAGCTTCTACGCGACGGTTTTGGTCCCGCCGGCGGCTGTGGTTATGGGC is a genomic window of Thermococcus sp. containing:
- a CDS encoding dolichyl-phosphate-mannose--protein mannosyltransferase, whose translation is MDWKKVAFALIVALTMIGTVWFAYHFASQESLNDYIGDEVWYVPASRNVLHLLGVNVTYEHNGSYGVNVIFTNESDKLKYLSTADAIAAFNGVKLRIEYYNFPGVYYEIPKEKYRSFLNELALQIPRDAYYVVPGFWYPDKEDIQDYLNTEHPFLGKDIIMTSMVLLGDKPIYWRLPGIIEFALIELFVVLATYRISRSYLASLIALAFVVADPTLQATSIAAMLDIHVAFFVALFVLALAYEKELGSAVAIGLAGAAKLSGAFGWPVLLYRALKRENSFIRFFSIVVIIPGIAFLIPEITIIKAIGFIPWLEQFLGSFKWHLSYKGPNPNTSPFWQWFVNYRAFPFHFNPNVFASTDPVLLLGMVVLILAMPWLHRRKPGILAPFMVFWSTIGFFALQYVLGGKTQFSFYATVLVPPAAVVMGVALNELLKWEAFRESLRLYWSWIIGLKETVKARIGR